From the genome of Roseinatronobacter sp. S2:
CCGTCATGCGCGCGCTGCATCAGGTGGGGTATGGCGGACCGATCGCGCTGGAACCGTTCCGCCGCGCCGATGACAGGGTGGCCCTGCCGATTGCCCATTGGCGCGCCCCGCGAGAGGACGAGTCCGACAAGCTGCGCGCTGGTCTGGGTGTTATTCGTAACGCGCTGACCCTGGCGGAGGTGGACCAATGATCAACATCGGATGGATTGGCTGCGGCCGTCACGCGCGGCAGATGCTGTTGCCGCAGATGGGCCGCAATGGCATCCGCATCGCCGCCCTGTGTGACCGTGACGGTGACGCGCTGGCGCAAGCCGCCGCTGAATACGGTGTCACCGCGCTGCATTCGGATTTTCACGATCTGATCGCCACACCGGGGCTGGATGCTATCGGCATGGCCGTGGGGCCGGACCTTCATCATGCGGCGGCCCTTGCCGCACTGGCGCGGGGCCTGCCGGTATTCATGGAAAAACCCCCCGCCGCCGATTCCGCAGGCGCGCGCGAGATTGCACGCGCTGCGCAATCGGCGGGCAAGCCCGTGATCGTGGGGTTCATGAAGCGCTATTCCACCGGCAACCGCATTGCCAAGAACGTGCTGGTGGATGGCGGCTTTGGCCGCGTTCTGGGGATTACCGGTGCCTATATGACCGCGCCGACCTATTTCGCGGGTGAACCGGATTACACCGGGTTTTTCCTGCATCATTGTGTCCACTACATGGACCTGATCCCGTGGTTTGCAGGTGAAGATTTTGGTGACATGCAGGTGCGCAGCATATCCCCCCAACCCGGAAAACTGCTGTTGCACCTGAATTTCACCACTGCGGGCGGGGTGATCGGTAATGTGGTGATGGGGACTGTGCAATCGCGCGGCACCCCGATGGAGGAGATCCGCATCATGGGCGACCATGCCCGCCTGCATGTGGATAACATCATCAATGTTGCGCTGTATCGTGACCCGCCGTTCAAGGCAGATGATCCCGGTGCCACGCTGGACCCGGCCTGTGATACGCTAAGCTGGACGCCGAATTTTACTGCGGCCGCGAACGAGGATCACAAGGGCTATGGTGCCCTTCTGGCCGATGTGGGCGCGGCTTTCCGGGGCGAGATGCGGGACATCCCCGACATTGCCGATGGTGCGCGCGCCATGGAGCGGCTGGAGAGCATGATTGCAAGGATAAACGCCTGAGCCTCACGGTATCAGCAGTAGGCTACCTTTGTT
Proteins encoded in this window:
- a CDS encoding Gfo/Idh/MocA family protein codes for the protein MINIGWIGCGRHARQMLLPQMGRNGIRIAALCDRDGDALAQAAAEYGVTALHSDFHDLIATPGLDAIGMAVGPDLHHAAALAALARGLPVFMEKPPAADSAGAREIARAAQSAGKPVIVGFMKRYSTGNRIAKNVLVDGGFGRVLGITGAYMTAPTYFAGEPDYTGFFLHHCVHYMDLIPWFAGEDFGDMQVRSISPQPGKLLLHLNFTTAGGVIGNVVMGTVQSRGTPMEEIRIMGDHARLHVDNIINVALYRDPPFKADDPGATLDPACDTLSWTPNFTAAANEDHKGYGALLADVGAAFRGEMRDIPDIADGARAMERLESMIARINA